A region from the Paenibacillus humicola genome encodes:
- a CDS encoding DUF2627 domain-containing protein: protein MKEIIARFIAIMLLVIPGLGATYGFLLMKDAVFQYFSSLGENASGEPFGWGKMLLGFVLFAFGIGFIGGWTFFRDRKRNYVAPRFKQKRPRPPRQNV from the coding sequence ATGAAAGAAATCATCGCTCGGTTTATCGCCATTATGCTGCTCGTCATTCCAGGCCTTGGAGCGACTTATGGATTTTTGCTTATGAAGGATGCCGTTTTTCAATACTTCTCGTCACTGGGTGAGAACGCCTCCGGCGAGCCGTTCGGTTGGGGGAAAATGCTCCTGGGATTCGTGCTGTTTGCGTTCGGAATCGGTTTTATCGGGGGCTGGACGTTCTTCCGGGACCGGAAACGGAATTATGTAGCCCCAAGGTTCAAGCAAAAACGGCCTCGTCCGCCGCGGCAGAACGTTTAA